The following proteins are encoded in a genomic region of Mustela erminea isolate mMusErm1 chromosome 3, mMusErm1.Pri, whole genome shotgun sequence:
- the C3H5orf22 gene encoding UPF0489 protein C5orf22 homolog isoform X4 codes for MPADTVFDKETLFGELSIENWIMPAVYAGHFSHVLWLHPTWAQQIREGKHHFLVGRDTSTTTIRVTSTDHYFLSDGLYVTEDQLENQKPLQLDVIMVKPYKPCNNQEENDAVSSAKKPKLAVEDAENTASTNCDSYSEGLEKDTLTQRGQICLEQSCSCSSESQECQTTVSTGEILEILKKGDAFVLDIDLDFFSVKNPFKEMFTQEEYKILQELYQFKKPGTNLTEEDLVDCVDTRIHQLEDLEAAFADLCDGDDEETVQKWASNPGMESLIPLVQSLKKRMEVPDYEMVHQAGLTCDYSELPHHISTEQEIEYLIQSVYYLLKNLPKPTLVTIARSSLDDYCPSEQVDTIQEKVLNVLRSLYGAVDIHLVYLAECSPS; via the exons ATGCCAGCTGACACTGTGTTTGACAAGGAAACACTTTTCGG agaattAAGTATTGAGAATTGGATTATGCCTGCAGTTTATGCTGGCCATTTTTCTCATGTGCTATGGCTTCATCCCACATGGGCTCAGCAAATAAGAGAGGGCAAACATCACTTTTTAGTAGGCAGAGACACTTCTACCACAACAATCAG GGTTACGAGTACAGATCATTACTTTCTAAGTGATGGTCTTTATGTAACTGAAGACCAACTAGAGAACCAAAAACCTTTACAATTGGATGTAATTATGGTAAAACCTTATAAACCCTGTAACaatcaagaagaaaatgatgcAGTGTCTTCTGCTAAGAAGCCAAAGCTAGCAGTGGAAGATGCAGAAAACACTGCTTCTACTAACTGTGACTCTTACTCAGAAGGACTGGAAAAGGACACATTGACACAGAGGGGCCAGATTTGCCTAGAGCAATCATGTTCATGTTCTTCTGAAAGTCAAGAATGTCAAACTACAGTCAGCACTGGGGAAATTCTGGAAATTTTGAAGAAAGGGGATGCATTTGTGTTAGATAttgacttggattttttttcagtcaaGAATCCCTTCAAAGAAATGTTCACTCag gaaGAGTACAAAATCTTACAAGAATTGTACCAGTTTAAAAAACCTGGTACCAACCTGACAGAG GAAGATTTGGTAGATTGTGTTGATACTCGAATTCATCAGTTAGAAGATTTAGAAGCTGCTTTTGCTGATTTatgtgatggtgatgatgaagaaACTGTACAGAAATGGGCTTCAAACCCTGG AATGGAATCACTAATTCCACTTGTACAGAGTTTGAAAAAACGGATGGAAGTACCAGACTATGAAATG gtTCACCAGGCTGGTCTAACCTGTGATTACTCCGAACTTCCTCACCATATCAGCACAGAACAAGAAATTGAATATCTTATTCAGTCTGTAtattatttactgaaaaatttACCAAAACCTACTCTTGTGACAATTGCAAG GTCAAGTCTGGATGATTACTGTCCTTCTGAGCAAGTTGACACCATTCAAGAAAAAGTCCTCAATGTGCTACGCTCCCTCTATGGAGCTGTAGACATTCACCTGGTGTACTTAGCAGAATGCTCTCCATCCTGA
- the C3H5orf22 gene encoding UPF0489 protein C5orf22 homolog isoform X3, with product MGDAVGERARLRCYPKLPVWVVEDHQEVLPYIYRAIGSKHLPASNISFVHFDSHPDLLIPVNMPADTVFDKETLFGELSIENWIMPAVYAGHFSHVLWLHPTWAQQIREGKHHFLVGRDTSTTTIRVTSTDHYFLSDGLYVTEDQLENQKPLQLDVIMVKPYKPCNNQEENDAVSSAKKPKLAVEDAENTASTNCDSYSEGLEKDTLTQRGQICLEQSCSCSSESQECQTTVSTGEILEILKKGDAFVLDIDLDFFSVKNPFKEMFTQEEYKILQELYQFKKPGTNLTEEDLVDCVDTRIHQLEDLEAAFADLCDGDDEETVQKWASNPGMESLIPLVQSLKKRMEVPDYEMVHQAGLTCDYSELPHHISTEQEIEYLIQSVYYLLKNLPKPTLVTIARTARDT from the exons ATGGGCGACGCTGTGGGAGAGCGCGCTCGCCTCCGGTGCTACCCCAAGCTCCCAGTGTGGGTCGTGGAGGATCACCAGGAG GTCCTGCCTTACATATACCGGGCCATTGGCTCAAAGCATCTTCCTGCCAGTAACATAAGTTTTGTGCATTTTGATTCACATCCAGACCTCCTTATTCCTGTAAATATGCCAGCTGACACTGTGTTTGACAAGGAAACACTTTTCGG agaattAAGTATTGAGAATTGGATTATGCCTGCAGTTTATGCTGGCCATTTTTCTCATGTGCTATGGCTTCATCCCACATGGGCTCAGCAAATAAGAGAGGGCAAACATCACTTTTTAGTAGGCAGAGACACTTCTACCACAACAATCAG GGTTACGAGTACAGATCATTACTTTCTAAGTGATGGTCTTTATGTAACTGAAGACCAACTAGAGAACCAAAAACCTTTACAATTGGATGTAATTATGGTAAAACCTTATAAACCCTGTAACaatcaagaagaaaatgatgcAGTGTCTTCTGCTAAGAAGCCAAAGCTAGCAGTGGAAGATGCAGAAAACACTGCTTCTACTAACTGTGACTCTTACTCAGAAGGACTGGAAAAGGACACATTGACACAGAGGGGCCAGATTTGCCTAGAGCAATCATGTTCATGTTCTTCTGAAAGTCAAGAATGTCAAACTACAGTCAGCACTGGGGAAATTCTGGAAATTTTGAAGAAAGGGGATGCATTTGTGTTAGATAttgacttggattttttttcagtcaaGAATCCCTTCAAAGAAATGTTCACTCag gaaGAGTACAAAATCTTACAAGAATTGTACCAGTTTAAAAAACCTGGTACCAACCTGACAGAG GAAGATTTGGTAGATTGTGTTGATACTCGAATTCATCAGTTAGAAGATTTAGAAGCTGCTTTTGCTGATTTatgtgatggtgatgatgaagaaACTGTACAGAAATGGGCTTCAAACCCTGG AATGGAATCACTAATTCCACTTGTACAGAGTTTGAAAAAACGGATGGAAGTACCAGACTATGAAATG gtTCACCAGGCTGGTCTAACCTGTGATTACTCCGAACTTCCTCACCATATCAGCACAGAACAAGAAATTGAATATCTTATTCAGTCTGTAtattatttactgaaaaatttACCAAAACCTACTCTTGTGACAATTGCAAG AACTGCTCGAGATACCTGA
- the C3H5orf22 gene encoding UPF0489 protein C5orf22 homolog isoform X2 gives MWAAVCDTGTIIVALLGLRAFFCASCVLPYIYRAIGSKHLPASNISFVHFDSHPDLLIPVNMPADTVFDKETLFGELSIENWIMPAVYAGHFSHVLWLHPTWAQQIREGKHHFLVGRDTSTTTIRVTSTDHYFLSDGLYVTEDQLENQKPLQLDVIMVKPYKPCNNQEENDAVSSAKKPKLAVEDAENTASTNCDSYSEGLEKDTLTQRGQICLEQSCSCSSESQECQTTVSTGEILEILKKGDAFVLDIDLDFFSVKNPFKEMFTQEEYKILQELYQFKKPGTNLTEEDLVDCVDTRIHQLEDLEAAFADLCDGDDEETVQKWASNPGMESLIPLVQSLKKRMEVPDYEMVHQAGLTCDYSELPHHISTEQEIEYLIQSVYYLLKNLPKPTLVTIARSSLDDYCPSEQVDTIQEKVLNVLRSLYGAVDIHLVYLAECSPS, from the exons ATGTGGGCCGCCGTCTGTGACACGGGGACCATCATCGTAGCACTCTTGGGGCTGCGGGCATTCTTCTGTGCTTCGTGT GTCCTGCCTTACATATACCGGGCCATTGGCTCAAAGCATCTTCCTGCCAGTAACATAAGTTTTGTGCATTTTGATTCACATCCAGACCTCCTTATTCCTGTAAATATGCCAGCTGACACTGTGTTTGACAAGGAAACACTTTTCGG agaattAAGTATTGAGAATTGGATTATGCCTGCAGTTTATGCTGGCCATTTTTCTCATGTGCTATGGCTTCATCCCACATGGGCTCAGCAAATAAGAGAGGGCAAACATCACTTTTTAGTAGGCAGAGACACTTCTACCACAACAATCAG GGTTACGAGTACAGATCATTACTTTCTAAGTGATGGTCTTTATGTAACTGAAGACCAACTAGAGAACCAAAAACCTTTACAATTGGATGTAATTATGGTAAAACCTTATAAACCCTGTAACaatcaagaagaaaatgatgcAGTGTCTTCTGCTAAGAAGCCAAAGCTAGCAGTGGAAGATGCAGAAAACACTGCTTCTACTAACTGTGACTCTTACTCAGAAGGACTGGAAAAGGACACATTGACACAGAGGGGCCAGATTTGCCTAGAGCAATCATGTTCATGTTCTTCTGAAAGTCAAGAATGTCAAACTACAGTCAGCACTGGGGAAATTCTGGAAATTTTGAAGAAAGGGGATGCATTTGTGTTAGATAttgacttggattttttttcagtcaaGAATCCCTTCAAAGAAATGTTCACTCag gaaGAGTACAAAATCTTACAAGAATTGTACCAGTTTAAAAAACCTGGTACCAACCTGACAGAG GAAGATTTGGTAGATTGTGTTGATACTCGAATTCATCAGTTAGAAGATTTAGAAGCTGCTTTTGCTGATTTatgtgatggtgatgatgaagaaACTGTACAGAAATGGGCTTCAAACCCTGG AATGGAATCACTAATTCCACTTGTACAGAGTTTGAAAAAACGGATGGAAGTACCAGACTATGAAATG gtTCACCAGGCTGGTCTAACCTGTGATTACTCCGAACTTCCTCACCATATCAGCACAGAACAAGAAATTGAATATCTTATTCAGTCTGTAtattatttactgaaaaatttACCAAAACCTACTCTTGTGACAATTGCAAG GTCAAGTCTGGATGATTACTGTCCTTCTGAGCAAGTTGACACCATTCAAGAAAAAGTCCTCAATGTGCTACGCTCCCTCTATGGAGCTGTAGACATTCACCTGGTGTACTTAGCAGAATGCTCTCCATCCTGA
- the C3H5orf22 gene encoding UPF0489 protein C5orf22 homolog isoform X1 — MGDAVGERARLRCYPKLPVWVVEDHQEVLPYIYRAIGSKHLPASNISFVHFDSHPDLLIPVNMPADTVFDKETLFGELSIENWIMPAVYAGHFSHVLWLHPTWAQQIREGKHHFLVGRDTSTTTIRVTSTDHYFLSDGLYVTEDQLENQKPLQLDVIMVKPYKPCNNQEENDAVSSAKKPKLAVEDAENTASTNCDSYSEGLEKDTLTQRGQICLEQSCSCSSESQECQTTVSTGEILEILKKGDAFVLDIDLDFFSVKNPFKEMFTQEEYKILQELYQFKKPGTNLTEEDLVDCVDTRIHQLEDLEAAFADLCDGDDEETVQKWASNPGMESLIPLVQSLKKRMEVPDYEMVHQAGLTCDYSELPHHISTEQEIEYLIQSVYYLLKNLPKPTLVTIARSSLDDYCPSEQVDTIQEKVLNVLRSLYGAVDIHLVYLAECSPS; from the exons ATGGGCGACGCTGTGGGAGAGCGCGCTCGCCTCCGGTGCTACCCCAAGCTCCCAGTGTGGGTCGTGGAGGATCACCAGGAG GTCCTGCCTTACATATACCGGGCCATTGGCTCAAAGCATCTTCCTGCCAGTAACATAAGTTTTGTGCATTTTGATTCACATCCAGACCTCCTTATTCCTGTAAATATGCCAGCTGACACTGTGTTTGACAAGGAAACACTTTTCGG agaattAAGTATTGAGAATTGGATTATGCCTGCAGTTTATGCTGGCCATTTTTCTCATGTGCTATGGCTTCATCCCACATGGGCTCAGCAAATAAGAGAGGGCAAACATCACTTTTTAGTAGGCAGAGACACTTCTACCACAACAATCAG GGTTACGAGTACAGATCATTACTTTCTAAGTGATGGTCTTTATGTAACTGAAGACCAACTAGAGAACCAAAAACCTTTACAATTGGATGTAATTATGGTAAAACCTTATAAACCCTGTAACaatcaagaagaaaatgatgcAGTGTCTTCTGCTAAGAAGCCAAAGCTAGCAGTGGAAGATGCAGAAAACACTGCTTCTACTAACTGTGACTCTTACTCAGAAGGACTGGAAAAGGACACATTGACACAGAGGGGCCAGATTTGCCTAGAGCAATCATGTTCATGTTCTTCTGAAAGTCAAGAATGTCAAACTACAGTCAGCACTGGGGAAATTCTGGAAATTTTGAAGAAAGGGGATGCATTTGTGTTAGATAttgacttggattttttttcagtcaaGAATCCCTTCAAAGAAATGTTCACTCag gaaGAGTACAAAATCTTACAAGAATTGTACCAGTTTAAAAAACCTGGTACCAACCTGACAGAG GAAGATTTGGTAGATTGTGTTGATACTCGAATTCATCAGTTAGAAGATTTAGAAGCTGCTTTTGCTGATTTatgtgatggtgatgatgaagaaACTGTACAGAAATGGGCTTCAAACCCTGG AATGGAATCACTAATTCCACTTGTACAGAGTTTGAAAAAACGGATGGAAGTACCAGACTATGAAATG gtTCACCAGGCTGGTCTAACCTGTGATTACTCCGAACTTCCTCACCATATCAGCACAGAACAAGAAATTGAATATCTTATTCAGTCTGTAtattatttactgaaaaatttACCAAAACCTACTCTTGTGACAATTGCAAG GTCAAGTCTGGATGATTACTGTCCTTCTGAGCAAGTTGACACCATTCAAGAAAAAGTCCTCAATGTGCTACGCTCCCTCTATGGAGCTGTAGACATTCACCTGGTGTACTTAGCAGAATGCTCTCCATCCTGA